One genomic segment of Canis lupus baileyi chromosome 9, mCanLup2.hap1, whole genome shotgun sequence includes these proteins:
- the CKB gene encoding creatine kinase B-type — MPFSNSHNTLKLRFPAEDEFPDLSAHNNHMAKVLTPELYAELRAKSTPSGFTLDDVIQTGVDNPGHPYIMTVGCVAGDEESYDVFKELFDPIIEDRHGGYKPSDEHKTDLNPDNLQGGDDLDPNYVLSSRVRTGRSIRGFCLPPHCSRGERRAIEKLAVEALSSLDGDLAGRYYALKSMTEAEQQQLIDDHFLFDKPVSPLLLASGMARDWPDARGIWHNDNKTFLVWINEEDHLRVISMQKGGNMKEVFTRFCNGLTQIETLFKSKNYEFMWNPHLGYILTCPSNLGTGLRAGVHIKLPHLGKHEKFPEVLKRLRLQKRGTGGVDTAAVGGVFDVSNADRLGFSEVELVQMVVDGVKLLIEMEQRLEQGQAIDDLVPAQK, encoded by the exons atgccCTTCTCCAACAGCCACAACACATTGAAGCTCCGTTTCCCGGCCGAGGATGAGTTCCCCGACCTCAGCGCCCACAACAACCACATGGCCAAGGTGCTGACCCCCGAGCTCTACGCGGAGCTGCGCGCCAAGAGCACGCCGAGCGGCTTCACGCTGGACGACGTCATCCAGACCGGCGTGGACAACCCGG GCCACCCCTACATCATGACCGTGGGCTGCGTGGCAGGCGACGAAGAGTCCTATGACGTGTTCAAGGAGCTCTTTGACCCCATCATCGAGGACCGGCACGGCGGCTACAAGCCCAGCGACGAGCACAAGACCGACCTCAACCCCGACAACCTGCAG GGCGGCGACGACCTGGACCCCAACTATGTGCTGAGCTCGCGGGTGCGCACGGGTCGCAGCATCCGCGGCTTCTGCCTCCCCCCGCACTGCAGCCGCGGGGAGCGCCGTGCCATCGAGAAGCTCGCCGTGGAAG CTCTGTCGAGCCTGGACGGCGACCTGGCCGGCCGGTACTACGCGCTCAAGAGCATGACCGAGGCGGAGCAGCAGCAGCTCATCGACGACCACTTCCTCTTCGATAAGCCCGTGTCGCCCCTGCTCCTGGCCTCGGGCATGGCCCGCGACTGGCCGGACGCCCGCGGCATCTG gcacAATGACAATAAGACCTTCCTGGTGTGGATCAACGAGGAAGACCACCTGCGGGTCATCTCCATGCAGAAAGGGGGCAACATGAAGGAGGTGTTCACTCGGTTCTGCAACGGCCTCACCCAG ATTGAAACACTTTTCAAGTCAAAGAATTACGAATTCATGTGGAACCCTCACCTGGGCTACATCCTCACCTGCCCATCCAACCTGGGCACAGGCCTGCGGGCAGGTGTGCACATCAAGCTGCCCCACCTGGGCAAGCACGAGAAGTTCCCGGAGGTGCTCAAGCGGCTGCGGCTTCAGAAACGAGGCACAG GTGGTGTGGACACAGCTGCGGTGGGTGGCGTCTTTGATGTCTCTAACGCAGACCGCCTGGGCTTCTCAGAGGTGGAGCTGGTACagatggtggtggatggtgtgaaGCTGCTCATCGAGATGGAGCAGCGGCTGGAGCAGGGCCAGGCCATCGATGACCTTGTGCCTGCCCAGAAGTGA
- the TRMT61A gene encoding tRNA (adenine(58)-N(1))-methyltransferase catalytic subunit TRMT61A: protein MSFVAYEELIKEGDTAILSLGHGAMVAVRVQRGAQTQTRHGVLRHSVDLIGRPFGSKVTCGRGGWVYVLHPTPELWTLNLPHRTQILYSTDIALLTMMLELRPGSVVCESGTGSGSVSHAIIRTIAPTGHLHTVEFHQQRAEKAREEFQEHRVGRWVTVRNQDVCRSGFGVSHVADAVFLDIPSPWEAVGHAWDALKVEGGRFCSFSPCIEQVQRTCQALAARGFSELSTLEVLPQVYNVRTVSLPAPDLGASLGPEASPDASPFRSGTPMKEAVGHTGYLTFATKTPG from the exons ATGAGCTTCGTGGCGTACGAGGAGCTGATCAAAGAGGGTGACACGGCCATCCTGTCACTGGGCCATGGTGCAATGGTAGCCGTGCGTGTGCAGCGGGGGGCACAGACCCAGACCCGACACGGCGTCCTGCGGCACTCAGTAGACCTCATCGGCCGCCCCTTCGGCTCCAAGGTGACCTGCGGTCGAGGCGGCTGGGTTTACGTGCTGCACCCCACGCCTGAGCTCTGGACGCTGAACCTGCCACACCGCACTCAGATCCTCTACTCCACCGACATTGCTCTGCTCACCATGATGCTGGAGCTTCGGCCTGGTTCTGTGGTCTGTGAATCCG GCACTGGCAGCGGCTCCGTGTCCCACGCCATCATCCGCACCATCGCGCCCACAGGCCACCTGCACACAGTGGAGTTCCACCAGCAGCGGGCAGAGAAGGCTCGGGAGGAGTTCCAGGAGCATCGAGTGGGCCGCTGGGTGACCGTGCGCAACCAGGACGTGTGCCGCAGCGGCTTTGGCGTGAGCCACGTGGCAGATGCTGTTTTCCTGGACATCCCGTCTCCTTGGGAGGCCGTGGGCCATGCCTGGGATGCCCTCAAGGTTGAAG gTGGGCgcttctgctccttctctccgTGCATCGAGCAAGTCCAGCGcacgtgccaggcactggcaGCCCGAGGCTTCTCAGAACTGAGCACCCTGGAGGTGCTGCCCCAGGTGTACAACGTGCGTACTGTCAGCCTGCCTGCACCCGACTTGGGAGCCAGCCTGGGCCCCGAGGCCAGCCCTGACGCCAGCCCCTTCCGCAGCGGCACGCCCATGAAGGAGGCCGTGGGCCACACTGGCTACCTGACCTTTGCTACCAAGACCCCGGGCTAG